In Gossypium raimondii isolate GPD5lz chromosome 12, ASM2569854v1, whole genome shotgun sequence, a single window of DNA contains:
- the LOC105764511 gene encoding ribonuclease 3, which produces MKLTSGSIVIINLLALQYLPVLCLSQDFDFFYFVLQWPGSYCDTKQRCCYPKTGKPSADFGIHGLWPNYNDGGYPSNCDPDSRFDKSEISSLIGSLEKEWPTLSCPSNDGVKFWTHEWLKHGTCSESELDQREYFEAALQLKQKANLLQALTSAGIKPNDEFYELEEIEDAIRQAVGFTPGIECNVDSSRNSQLYQVYLCVDTFGSDFIKCPLLPRAKCGSRIQFPKF; this is translated from the exons ATGAAACTCACCTCAGGTTCAATCGTTATCATCAACCTTTTGGCATTACAATACTTGCCTGTTCTTTGTCTCTCACAAGATTTTGATTTCTTCTACTTTGTTCTACAG TGGCCTGGATCATACTGCGACACGAAACAAAGATGTTGTTATCCGAAGACAGGAAAGCCTTCCGCGGATTTTGGGATCCATGGACTTTGGCCTAATTACAACGATGGTGGCTACCCTTCCAACTGTGATCCCGACAGTCGTTTCGACAAATCTGAG ATTTCAAGCCTGATTGGGAGTCTGGAAAAGGAATGGCCCACTCTTTCATGTCCTAGCAACGATGGAGTTAAGTTCTGGACTCATGAATGGCTCAAACATGGGACTTGCTCAGAATCTGAACTTGACCAACGTGAATACTTTGAAGCTGCTCTCCAATTGAAACAAAAGGCTAACCTCCTTCAAGCTTTAACAAGCGCAG GAATAAAACCAAATGATGAATTCTATGAATTGGAGGAGATCGAGGATGCTATAAGGCAAGCAGTTGGGTTTACTCCCGGCATTGAGTGCAATGTGGATTCATCTCGTAACAGTCAGCTTTATCAAGTTTACTTGTGTGTGGATACTTTCGGTTCAGATTTCATTAAATGTCCTTTGTTACCCAGGGCTAAATGTGGTTCAAGAATCCAGTTTCCTAAGTTTTAA
- the LOC105764512 gene encoding ribonuclease 1: MEPKFLLLIYLLVLQSLALLCASQDFDFFYFVQQWPGAYCDSDKNSCCYPTTGKPAADFSIHGLWPNYNDGSYPQNCDSNNPFDASKISDLISSMRKNWPSLSCPSNDGESFWSHEWEKHGTCSESVFDQHSYFETTLGLKQQANLLKALKAAGIEPDGSSYSLENIKDAIKEGSGYTPWIECNEDSSGNSQLYQVYLCLDKSGSNLIECPVFPKGKRCGSEIEFPNF; the protein is encoded by the exons ATGGAGCCCAAGTTTTTACTTCTTATCTATCTTCTGGTTTTGCAGTCTCTGGCACTTCTCTGTGCTTCCcaggattttgattttttctacTTTGTTCAACAA TGGCCAGGGGCTTACTGTGACTCAGACAAGAACAGTTGTTGTTACCCTACAACAGGGAAGCCTGCTGCTGATTTTAGCATTCATGGACTTTGGCCTAATTACAATGATGGGTCATACCCTCAAAATTGTGATTCTAACAACCCCTTTGACGCATCTAAG ATTTCAGACCTCATCAGTAGCATGAGAAAGAACTGGCCATCATTGTCTTGTCCAAGCAACGATGGGGAAAGTTTTTGGTCACATGAATGGGAGAAACATGGTACCTGTTCCGAGTCTGTCTTTGATCAACATAGCTACTTCGAAACTACACTCGGCTTAAAGCAACAAGCCAATCTCCTTAAAGCTCTTAAAGCTGCTG GAATCGAGCCAGATGGAAGTAGTTACAGTTTGGAGAACATTAAAGATGCTATAAAAGAAGGAAGTGGGTATACACCTTGGATAGAGTGCAATGAAGATTCATCAGGGAACAGCCAACTTTACCAGGTGTATCTATGCCTAGACAAATCAGGGTCCAACCTCATTGAATGCCCCGTTTTTCCTAAAGGGAAGAGATGTGGGTCTGAGATTGAATTTCCTAACTTTTAG